In Aquiflexum balticum DSM 16537, a single genomic region encodes these proteins:
- a CDS encoding response regulator, with translation MKFLVVDDEKDVELLFQQKLRKEIRNGSIELKFAFSGNEALEIMEKSESKEVMYIFSDINMPGMTGLELLDKLKAKFPQIPVSMISAYGDAENYEKAIELGAKEFFVKPINFENLKVELNKIIEEKEPKQE, from the coding sequence ATGAAATTTTTAGTAGTTGATGACGAAAAGGATGTAGAGTTATTGTTTCAACAAAAACTCAGAAAAGAAATCAGAAATGGTTCCATTGAGCTGAAGTTTGCTTTTTCCGGTAACGAGGCGCTTGAAATCATGGAAAAAAGCGAATCAAAAGAGGTGATGTATATTTTTTCGGACATCAATATGCCTGGAATGACAGGGCTTGAATTGTTGGATAAGTTAAAGGCAAAATTCCCTCAGATTCCTGTAAGCATGATCTCAGCGTATGGTGACGCCGAAAATTATGAAAAGGCAATCGAGTTGGGAGCAAAGGAGTTTTTTGTCAAGCCGATCAATTTTGAAAACCTGAAAGTGGAATTGAATAAGATTATCGAGGAGAAGGAACCGAAACAGGAATAA
- a CDS encoding cyclic nucleotide-binding and patatin-like phospholipase domain-containing protein: MKNKFDDHYRELLSNLFGEMEESSLKQIFEGGKKTELDTGQYLFRQGDAENDLYVVLSGRLRAINEDKNGVTILGDIAEGEPVGELALFTDEPRMAAVLAIRKSLVLKISKSEFHAVVAKNPQFASALTKFVINRMRRNVLEQKVEAAPKNIVFIQLQEDYDLGPWINEIKNNLDSLFLQPQVLDRSSKKSDSSATVLELLESHKGVNLLVCSGQDSEWTKQCLLYADLIILASDFNAEANLYDLEKDHKLYENNILNRKKYLLLLHPEDSPVPENTSRWFKNRNINLHIHARKNNITDMRRLCRIITNQAVGLVLGGSGAKGYAHTGAVKALLNSGVEFDFVGGSSAGALYGIGMTFADFDFDKINHICEESTSEEFGINDFFLTFLSKNSGQKIGEFSHKIFGETNLEDLWITSYCVSTDMTNNEVKIHNTGLVWQQIQESFSSPGIFPPVVVEDQVYVDGGLSENIPIDPMYRYPIKHIIAVSLTGSEPEKIDLNHLPSVWDQIKGKFKKKTRYDNPVATTVMLNSMTFNPRQREEINKSKVSLYFEINLRAVSLLNDANWKRVVKKGHDQTRSYLEELPVEEKFWIKNS; the protein is encoded by the coding sequence ATGAAAAATAAATTTGATGATCATTATCGAGAGCTCCTGAGCAATCTTTTTGGGGAGATGGAAGAAAGTAGCCTAAAGCAGATTTTTGAAGGAGGAAAAAAAACAGAGCTTGACACAGGCCAGTATTTGTTCAGACAGGGAGATGCCGAAAATGATCTTTATGTTGTTTTATCAGGCAGACTAAGGGCAATCAATGAGGATAAGAATGGTGTTACAATTTTAGGTGATATAGCCGAAGGTGAACCTGTTGGCGAATTGGCACTTTTTACAGATGAACCAAGAATGGCTGCTGTGCTGGCTATCAGAAAATCATTGGTATTGAAAATCAGTAAATCAGAATTCCATGCCGTTGTGGCCAAAAATCCCCAGTTCGCTTCCGCATTGACAAAGTTTGTGATCAACAGAATGCGCAGAAATGTGCTGGAACAAAAAGTTGAAGCAGCTCCAAAGAATATTGTTTTTATTCAGCTTCAGGAAGATTATGATCTTGGCCCATGGATTAATGAAATTAAAAATAACCTGGATTCTCTTTTTTTGCAGCCACAGGTCCTCGATCGGTCTTCAAAGAAAAGTGATAGTTCCGCTACTGTCTTGGAACTTTTGGAATCCCATAAGGGGGTTAACCTTCTGGTATGTAGCGGTCAAGATTCAGAATGGACGAAACAATGCCTGTTATATGCTGATCTGATCATTTTGGCATCGGATTTTAATGCAGAGGCCAATCTATACGATTTAGAAAAGGATCATAAGCTTTATGAGAATAATATTTTAAATAGAAAAAAATACCTGTTGCTATTGCACCCCGAAGATAGTCCTGTCCCTGAAAATACTTCCCGCTGGTTCAAAAACAGGAATATCAATTTGCACATTCATGCAAGGAAAAACAACATCACGGACATGAGGAGACTTTGCAGGATAATCACCAATCAGGCGGTAGGACTGGTACTTGGAGGTAGCGGAGCAAAGGGTTATGCCCATACAGGCGCAGTGAAGGCACTTTTAAACTCAGGTGTAGAATTTGATTTTGTTGGAGGTTCAAGTGCCGGGGCACTTTATGGAATCGGGATGACGTTTGCAGATTTTGATTTTGATAAAATCAACCATATATGTGAGGAATCAACTTCCGAAGAATTTGGAATAAATGACTTTTTCCTAACCTTTCTTTCCAAAAACAGTGGTCAAAAAATCGGTGAATTTTCACACAAAATTTTCGGAGAAACAAATTTGGAAGACCTTTGGATCACTTCATATTGTGTCTCTACTGATATGACAAACAATGAAGTCAAAATCCATAATACCGGATTGGTTTGGCAACAGATTCAGGAAAGTTTCTCTTCTCCGGGGATCTTCCCTCCTGTTGTGGTCGAAGATCAGGTGTATGTAGATGGGGGATTATCTGAAAATATCCCGATAGATCCAATGTACCGGTATCCAATAAAACATATTATTGCTGTTTCCCTTACGGGTTCGGAACCGGAAAAAATTGATTTGAATCATCTTCCTTCTGTATGGGATCAAATCAAAGGAAAATTTAAAAAGAAAACACGGTACGATAATCCGGTTGCTACGACAGTCATGTTAAACTCCATGACCTTCAACCCACGGCAACGTGAGGAAATAAACAAATC